From the Solanum pennellii chromosome 4, SPENNV200 genome, one window contains:
- the LOC107017755 gene encoding uncharacterized protein LOC107017755, translating into MSYIPPHKRHTKGSPSPEPTPAPESVLPALRKSLNFKRKENIRLEIRYAHGAVRKWFPVGLTHFSSHVNLQPLSIHQKSNENPLRLVLMQGCNGGTNDEPWRLVAKNVMEDLLLSFQHVKSVMEESNMEEESKPSLVARFGRILFHGISAKSQESLNSNLLKETTLRQMRKSFYTSVPLSYMEYIRNLAVEKLDLQYVEEKELYYVKLSDNMRADSTVTCKCTVVKDQEKIQLHKIELNQVRNMVADMSCPGKSLDLRLMLYTKKIMTGLSDEEINEIKSLIGSAVLDSEVKGGLRWPFGEDSSGSQYAVTGVWHTTAKSYGNSSIRLKLRHADRYDFRSSTGEVAQEANLKMSGILSQLQEETIDENLVLKMLEDNLKLIWDHCLDDGSSS; encoded by the exons ATGTCTTACATTCCACCACACAAGAGGCACACAAAGGGTTCACCGTCGCCGGAACCAACTCCGGCACCGGAATCAGTGCTACCTGCCTTGAGAAAAAGCCTGAATTTCAAGAGAAAGGAAAACATTCGGCTCGAGATCCGTTATGCTCATGGTGCAGTTAGGAAATGGTTCCCTGTTGGTTTGACTCATTTTTCATCTCATGTCAACCTTCAACCTCTTTCTATCCATCAAAAATCTAACGAAAATCCTCTTCGTTTGGTGCTAATGCAAG gTTGCAATGGAGGAACGAATGACGAGCCATGGCGTTTGGTGGCTAAAAATGTGATGGAAGACTTACTTTTGTCATTTCAACATGTCAAATCTGTAATGGAGGAATCTAATATGGAAGAAGAATCAAAGCCGAGTCTAGTTGCTCGTTTTGGAAGAATTCTCTTTCATGG GATTTCTGCAAAAAGTCAAGAATCCCTCAATAGTAACCTATTAAAGGAAACTACCTTGAGGCAAATGAGAAAATCTTTCTATACCAGTGTTCCTCTTTCATACATGGAATATATACGAAACCTTGCAGTTGAAAAACTTGACTTACAATATGTGGAGGAGAAGGAATTATACTACGTCAAG CTTTCAGACAACATGCGCGCTGATTCAACTGTCACCTGCAAATGTACGGTGGTCAAGGATCAGGAGAAAATTCAGCTCCATAAG ATTGAGCTGAACCAAGTACGCAACATGGTTGCAGACATGAGCTGTCCTGGCAAAAGCTTAGACCTGAGGTTGATGTTATACACCAAGAAAATCATGACGGGTTTATCT GATGAGGAGATCAATGAAATTAAAAGTCTTATTGGTTCAGCTGTTTTGGACTCTGAAGTTAAGGGTGGGCTGAGATGGCCCTTTGGCGAGGATTCTTCAGGGAGTCAATATGCTGTTACCGGTGTCTGGCACACAACTGCAAAATCATATGGGAATTCGTCAATTAGGCTTAAGCTTAGACATGCAGATCGATATGATTTCAGATCTTCAACTGGTGAGGTTGCACAGGAAGCTAACCTGAAAATGTCTGGGATTCTATCCCAATTGCAG GAGGAAACGATTGACGAAAACCTGGTGCTTAAAATGCTGGAAGACAACTTGAAGTTAATCTGGGATCACTGTTTGGATGATGGTTCTTCAAGCTGA
- the LOC107016836 gene encoding uncharacterized protein LOC107016836, with product MLRQMRKSFYTNVPLSHMEYIRNLAVGKLGLEYVKEKELYYVKLSDNMHTDLTVTSKCMAVKDQEKFQLHKIEVNQVNNMVAHMSCLGKSLDLRLMLRTKKIMMGLLH from the exons ATGTTGCGGCAAATGAGAAAATCTTTCTATACGAATGTTCCTCTTTCACATATGGAATATATACGAAACCTTGCAGTTGGAAAACTTGGCTTAGAATATGTGAAGGAGAAGGAATTATACTATGTCAAG CTTTCAGACAACATGCACACTGATTTAACTGTCACCAGCAAATGTATGGCGGTCAAGGATCAGGAGAAATTTCAGCTCCATAAG ATTGAGGTGAACCAAGTAAACAACATGGTTGCACACATGAGCTGTCTTGGCAAAAGCTTAGACCTGAGGTTGATGTTACGTACCAAGAAAATCATGATGGGTTTACTTCATTGA
- the LOC107017754 gene encoding violaxanthin de-epoxidase, chloroplastic, giving the protein MALAPHSNILCNHEAIKCQVGSRLQSQTRFSWGRADYFGSIVLVKICSRRQIPTYLQKSSRICCGLDSRSLQLSSRGKQNLSSAHRINQNVPKGNTIWKFPEDVALMVLKKWGQLAKTAIVTIFILSVASKADAVDALKTCTCLLKECRIELAKCISNPACAANVACLQTCNNRPDETECQIKCGDLFENSVVDEFNECAVSRKKCVPRKSDVGDFPVPDPSVLVQKFDMNDFIGKWYITRGLNPTFDVFDCQLHEFHTEGNKLVGNLTWRIGTPDGGFFTRSAVQKFVQDPKYPGILYNHDNEYLHYQDDWYILSSKVENTPDDYIFVYYKGRNDAWDGYGGSVLYTRSSVLPETIIPELQIAAQKVGRDFNTFIKTDNTCGPEPPLVERLEKKVEEGERTIIKEVEEIEEEVEKVKEKEVSLFSRLFEGFKELQQDEENFIRELSKEEMDILDGLKMEATEVEKLFGNALPIRKLR; this is encoded by the exons ATGGCGCTTGCCCCTCATTCAAACATTCTGTGCAATCATGAAGCCATCAAATGTCAAGTTGGATCAAGGCTGCAGAGTCAGACAAGATTTAGCTGGGGTAGAGCAGATTACTTTGGTAGTATAGTCCTAGTGAAAATTTGTTCCAGAAGACAGATACCTACATACTTGCAGAAATCTTCTAGAATATGTTGTGGTTTGGATTCTAGAAGTCTGCAACTATCATCACGGGGGAAACAAAATCTTTCTTCTGCACATAGAATTAACCAGAATGTACCTAAG GGAAATACAATATGGAAATTTCCAGAAGATGTAGCTTTGATGGTCTTGAAGAAATGGGGCCAATTGGCCAAAACAGCAATtgtaactatatttattttgtcagtTGCTTCAAAGGCTGATGCCGTTGATGCTCTCAAAACTTGTACTTGCTTACTGAAAGAGTGCAG GATAGAGCTTGCGAAGTGCATCTCAAACCCTGCATGTGCAGCTAATGTTGCCTGTCTCCAAACATGCAACAATAGACCTGATGAAACGGAATGTCAG ATAAAATGTGGTGATTTGTTTGAAAACAGTGTTGTAGACGAGTTCAATGAGTGTGCAGTCTCCCGGAAGAAATGTGTACCTCGTAAATCTGATGTTGGTGACTTTCCTGTACCTGATCCCAGTGTTCTCGTCCAAAAGTTTGACATGAATGATTTTATTGGAAAATGGTACATCACTCGCGGTTTGAATCCCACATTTGATGTTTTTGATTGTCAATTGCATGAGTTCCATACAGAAGGAAACAAACTTGTGGGAAATCTGACTTGGAGAATAGGGACACCTGATGGAGGATTTTTCACTCGATCCGCAGTGCAAAAATTCGTGCAAGATCCAAAGTATCCCGGGATACTCTACAATCATGATAATGAGTATCTTCACTACCAAGATGACTG GTATATTTTGTCATCCAAAGTTGAAAACACTCCAGATGATTACATATTTGTGTACTATAAGGGCAGAAATGATGCATGGGATGGATATGGTGGTTCTGTACTTTATACTAGAAGCTCCGTTTTGCCTGAAACGATTATACCTGAGTTGCAAATTGCAGCTCAAAAAGTTGGTCGTGATTTCAACACGTTCATAAAAACAGACAATACTTGCGGCCCTGAGCCACCCCTTGTTGAACGGTTAGAGAAGAAAGTGGAAGAAGGAGAGCGGACAATCATAAAAGAAGTCGAGGAAATAGAAGAAGAAGTCGAGAAGGTGAAGGAAAAAGAAGTCAGCTTATTCAGTAGACTGTTTGAAGGTTTCAAAGAGCTGCAACAAGATGAAGAAAACTTTATAAGAGAGCTCAGCAAAGAAGAAATGGATATTTTGGATGGACTTAAAATGGAAGCAACTGAAGTAGAAAAACTCTTTGGAAATGCATTACCAATAAGGAAATTAAGGTAA
- the LOC114076832 gene encoding probable receptor-like protein kinase At2g42960: MEKVFLAMMVTIIVVTIVVKLLKCILKRSKKLVVTQHVESPTTNGLYKFTIVEIENALNIGNMRRRKWIAHGRRGEFYQGILPSGQNVAIKEMHKTKDAMDSFTREVECLSRARHPIIVCLLGFCNEDGKHFLVYEHSSGGNLAQYLIREDTILSWDVRVKILRDCASAFTYLHNYIDGSIIHRHIKLSSILLNETLEAKICGFGQSKMLEMKESKVGMEESKVFGDVLENGIYTDPQYKKSGLLTCATDVYSFGVIMLQVLSGIKIPHFDEDARHILLTKAKNVNSGKLPMSEFEDPKLKGKQINVEVLKSTLQIAVNCVSETREERPTIDKVYEELNNTWRLMTNNGWPINVPPRHV; this comes from the exons atggaaaaagtatttttagCAATGATGGTGACTATAATTGTAGTCACAATAGTTGTCAAGTTGTTGAAATGCATTTTGAAGAGAAGTAAAAAGCTAGTGGTTACTCAACATGTGGAGTCCCCAACCACTAATGGTCTTTACAAATTCacaattgttgaaattgagAATGCTTTAAACATTGGTAATATGAGAAGAAGAAAGTGGATAGCACATGGAAGAAGAGGAGAGTTTTATCAAGGGATATTACCAAGTGGACAAAATGTGGCTATTAAAGAGATGCACAAAACAAAAGATGCAATGGACTCTTTTACTAGGGAAGTTGAGTGTCTATCAAGAGCTAGACATCCAATCATTGTTTGTCTATTGGGTTTTTGTAATGAAGATGGAAAACACTTTTTGGTTTATGAACACTCTTCTGGTGGAAATCTAGCACAATATTTAATCA GAGAAGACACTATTTTGAGTTGGGATGTAAGAGTTAAAATACTAAGGGACTGTGCAAGTGCATTCACATATCTCCATAATTATATTGATGGCAGCATCATTCATCGCCACATTAAG CTTAGTAGCATTCTTTTGAATGAGACATTGGAAGCAAAAATATGTGGATTTGGTCAATCAAAAATGCTAGAAATGAAAGAAAGCAAAGTAGGAATGGAAGAAAGCAAAGTATTTGGAGATGTTTTGGAAAATGGAATATACACAGACCCTCAATACAAAAAGAGTGGTTTACTCACTTGTGCAACTGACGTTTATAGCTTTGGAGTTATAATGTTGCAAGTCCTATCTGGAATAAAAATTCCTCACTTCGATGAAGATGCCAGACACATATTATTAACAAAG GCAAAGAATGTGAATAGTGGAAAGCTTCCAATGTCGGAGTTTGAAGATCCGAAATTGAAAGGGAAACAAATAAACGTCGAAGTATTGAAATCCACATTGCAAATTGCAGTAAATTGTGTGTCTGAAACAAGAGAAGAGCGCCCAACAATAGACAAAGTTTATGAGGAGCTGAACAACACTTGGAGGCTCATGACCAATAATGGTTGGCCTATTAATGTTCCTCCTCGTCATGTCTAG